The following DNA comes from Legionella sp. PATHC032.
AATTAGGATATCCAAGAAGAATATTATCCAGTGTCGCGGTATAAATAATAAAAAATAAAGCTGATAAGCCCAAAATAACTAAAATAGACTTATTGATTGAGAACTCAATTCGAGGGCTTAAAGCGATACAAGAGCCGATTAAAAACTCAAATATACGACTGGAAAATTGATAATAGTTTTGGGCAGGAGCCACCTGTGAGTAGTGCAAAGCCAGCAGAAAAAATAAAATGGCTAACCCATACACAACATAGATAACCTGCCTTTTATTTAGAAAACGATATACGGCATACATCACTAGTGGCAATATCAAATAACATTGCCACTCGATTGAAAGTGACCAGGTATGCAACAACGGAAGTTGATGAGTATCGGGTGAAAAATATCCGGTGGTTGTTTTATTAAAGAACAGATTGGAAATAAATAATGATGTTTTACGTGCGCTACGACTAAATTCAATTAAATCATCAGGTAAATAAAACAATAAACTTAGTAGAGTTGTCGCCACTATTAGAGCAACAAAAACAGGCTGTAATCGCCATAACCTGCGGTTATAAAAATCGAAGAATGAAAAATCATTGCGATTCAGTGACTCATGGATAATAGACGTGATGAGAAACCCTGATATAACAAAAAATACATCAACACCGATAAACCCTGATGGAAAAAGAGAGAGACCCCCATGATAAATTAAGACCAATAATATGGCGATGGCTCTTAATCCATCTATATCGGGTCTATAATTCATACCACTTGCTCATTTACATAATTAAAGTAGAAAATATTACCATTTAACTCAGAATACAGAAACTTTTTCTCCAAAATCAAACTTTATCATCAATTAATAGTAATTTATTTACCGCCACCCCTTGCAAATGAGAATGATTATCATTTATATTTAATTTAGAACATAACAATCCTTTCAGGAGATAATAATGGCCTTGGCGTACGGTAATTTTCATGAACTCAGCCATCAATTACGCTTTTTACTATTTGAAATTGGCATAGGACTACCACAAAATAGTGTGGATTATTTTATTACCTTAGCTCATAAAAATACCCTGAACCGTTTACAACACGCGTCCATTAAGGAAAAATTAATTCAATCGACAATTGCCAGTCATCATGTCCATGATTTCATTGATCAATTGCAAATAAAACTGAAAAATTCAATGCCGGAAAGTACGTTCTTTCAATGGCGAAAAATCAGGGCAGCATTAGATGAATCGATTGCTAATGAAGCCTTGGCTTACGCCTATAGGCAAAACTGGAACACCCAATTAAGAAATGAAGCCATGCACTACAAAAGTTTATGGGCGTGGATAAACAATGAACTGTCTCCGTATCAAACACTATTATTTTTGGAACAATGGGGCAGCTTAGCGCATCCTTATCACCCGGCATTCAGAGCAAAAATAGGATTTACGCGAAGAGAAGTACTCCAAAATTCGCCCGAATTCCAAGCTAAAGTCAGTGTGCATTGGTGTGCATTAAATAAAACAAAAATTCAATCAATCAAGCCTAAAATTGACTATATCAACCGAATTTCTCAAGAATTTCCCAAAGAATATTTTTATTGGCGAGAAAAATTGTTATTTAGCCACATAAATCCCGATGAATATTATCCCATTCCTGTTCATCCCTGGCAGTGGCGAAATCAATTACAAATGGCTTTTGCTTCTTTAATTGATAATAAATCCCTCATCCTGTTACCTCATCACCAAACTCTAATACCTTCTTTATCACCTGATATTATGATGCCAACAAAATCCACTCAATATACACTCAAACTGGCTACTACTTTAAGCACCTCATTGGCTGGAAAACTCGATAATTCGGATAACGTGGTATCGCTCACTAACTGGCTTGACTCCCTGTTAGCCAAATCAAACTATTACCAAAATACCTTGTTTATATGTAAAAACCTGGAGAGCATCAGCGCCGATGATCAAACTCTCTCTGAATACAATCGAAAAAAATTATTGTTTGGCTTATATCAAAACCCACTCCACAAAATAAGACAGAACCAAAGAGTAGTTCCATTACCTGCCTTATTAACTCACTCACCTTGTACCAACACACCATTACTCATTGAAATTATTAAAGCAAGCGATCTTCACCCAATGGCTTATTTCACTGAGTATTGTTATAAGATGTTATTTGGACAGTTGCATCTATTGCTAAAATATGGGTTAGCACTAGAAGTGGAGCAACACAATATTTTAGTTATCTTCGATGATAATAAACCTCAGGGAATAATTATAAAAGAGCCAAACAACCTTAAGATATGCCATCATGAATTATTTAAAAACGTTCAAAAACCCGACGTTTCAGACCACTTATCTATCTATACAAAAGATCTTAATAAAATTAGAACCCTTTTCATTCAGGGAACATTAAAAAATCATCTAAATCACTTGATTGGTTGTTTACGTGATGAGTATCAGATTTCTGAAAAAACTTTATGGGGATTAACTCGCCAAACCATGCAAACTGTATTTAAAGACTTACCCAAAGACATTGAACCGCGTATTCTAAGCTGGCAGCAACATCTATTGCTTCATGATAACTGGGAACATCAACCTGAATTGCTATTAAGCCTGCATTCAAACCTCAATCCAAATATTACAATAAAGGAATCCAATCCATTATCTGAGACCTAAGTTCTAATTACAAAATCTTAACAGGAGTAGCCTTACAAACCCATGCGCTCTTGTTCCAATCTTAAAATATGAGAGTTTCTCAGAGCCGAGATGTGGATGCTATAAGTCAATAAATCCCAATTGATTTCTCAATAAGGTGACAGAGACAATGGTATTGTATAAACTAATTCACATACGCCATTTGAAACACTCAAATAATAGAGTATTGTTGGCACAATATATTCCCTCCTCAGCACTAAAAATAAAGAGGAGGAACTAATTATCGTATAACAGATGATACTAAAACATATTCCCAATACCTTAACATTGCTAAGATTAGCTTTAATAGCTCCTTTTCTAATGTATTTATTTCATCATGAATACGTTAAGGCCTTTTATCTATTTATCGCAGCAGGATTAACTGATGGTTTGGATGGTTGGTTAGCCAGACATTTTCAATGGCAAAGTTTTTTTGGATCATTTGTTGACCCTCTTGCCGATAAATTGTTAGTTGCCTCCAGCTTCATCTCTTTAGCTCTCTTAAACTCCTTGCCCTGGTGGTTAGTACTGCTTGTTTTTTTAAGAGACTTCACTATTTCAATGGGAGTATTGGCTTGGTACTACTTTATACAGCGCAAATTGGATTTTGAGCCCACTCGCCTTAGTAAACTCAATACAGGTTTCCAATTAACTTTAGTGACTTTATGTTTGTTTGAATTAGCTTACTTTAGATTCCCCTATGATTTAGTTGATATACTCATCTATTTAACTGCCTTTACAACCGTTACTTCCTACCTTGATTATGTTTGGACCTGGGGCAAAAAAGCCTGGTCCCCCAAAGAATCGTTAAAATGAATAAACAGCTGGCCCTGGCAATAAAATTGAATGATGAGGCAACCTTGAATGACTTTAATTGGGGGAATAATACCTTGTTGCAACAACAATTAATTGAAATGCTTTCTTTTAAGGCCGATAGGTTGCTCTATCTTTGGGGCCCTAAAGGAAGCGGCAAATCCCATTTACTGCAAGCTTGTTGCCAAGCTATTAATTTAACCCAATCAGCCATTTACCTTCCTTTAGCTTTTTTAAAAGAATGGGGACCACAAAGCATTGAAGGATTAGAAGATCAAACTTTAATTTGTATCGATGATATTAATACCATTGCTAACGATTCGGCCTGGGAAGAAGCTTTATTCCATTTATATAATAAGATAAAGGACTCTGAACGTTCGCTTTTAATTATATCGGGCAATCAGCCGCCAATAAAATGTGACATTAAACTTGCGGATTTACGCTCCAGACTAAGTTGGGGATTAGTTATCCAGTTGAATGAATTAAACGATGATGAAAAAATAAACACACTCAAAATGCGCGCAGCAAAACGTGGATTTGAACTTCCAGAGAGTGTAGGACATTTTTTATTAAACCGGTGTTCTCGAAACATGCATGATTTATATGAGCTCCTCAACCGGCTAGATGATGCATCTTGGGAAGCTCATCGTAAAATTACTATACCTTTTGTTAAAAATATTTTGAAAATATAAGGGGTTATTACTCTCATTTATAAGCTTATTTGAGAGTTTCAATGAGAACCCACCGTAATCCTTTTATCATTTTCTATATATTACCTACCGACAGAGTTAATGATGTGGCAGATTCATGGAGTTACGACAATTACGACACTTCAATTTGACAAAAATGAAAACGAGTCTATATTTATAGAGTTGCACAATTTTTTATCTGCTATTCGCTATTACCTAGATAATTTATGGATAAATTATACAGCGAACTATTAAAGCGAAAAAAATGTTTCATGGAGAGAGCAATGAACAAACACGATGTTAAAGCTATTCACTCATACGTTGTAGATGAAGAAGATAAAAAAATCTCCTTAAAATTAATAAGTAAATTATATCACTTCCTCTCCAAGTATTATCACCTAGCCAACCAAGAAGAATTTATAGGTTTAATCATACAGCCTGATTTGTATGGGGAGTTGACGGTTCTCTATGGAGAAAATAAAGAAATAGCTGGATTCAGTCGTAACTGCAGGCAATCTATTGATTTGGGAAAAAAACAAGTGACTTGTTATATCGCTTATATGTACCTAAATCCTGAATACCAAATTCATGCATCTATTAAAAGTGCTGGCCTCACTCAGGCGATAAAATACAAGTTAGCTAATCCTCAAGAGGAATTGGCTTATATAGCATTTGCCAACAACCCCTTAACTTACGAATTTATTTATCAATTGAGCGACCTAATATATCCTAAACCATTACAAAGGGTTCCAGATCAAATATTGACTGTTCTAAACGCCCTTAAAAAACAAAATGGCTGGATTTCAACCAATAATCATCCTATGGTTGTCAATTCCCCATTGGTTCCTTTAAGAAGTCAACTCTCAAGAATTAATGAAGAAAGTAGTGAATTAAAAGAGTTTTATATGTCGGCTAATCCCGATTATTTGCAAGGAAACTCCCTTTTAATCTATATGCCTTTGCATTTAGCTAACATAGGCTATGGATTGAATCATTATGATTCTGACTCCTACCATAATCAGAAACAGCATCATCAAGGCCCTTCTCATCGTAAACGCTCTCCTGCTTCCGATTTGAGGAATTAAAGTGAAAGGAATACACATTAGAACTTGTCTTTAATCCAGTAGTACCTTCTAATTTCTTTTCAGGAGCCTGGTGTACACTCATCTCCTTCATTTGTTTGCCGATGTCTATCAGTTTATTCTCCAAATTAGCCACTTTCGAGAGCAAATCCGAGGTAGTCATTACCTTTTCATCAAGGTTGTTTAGTTTTTTCAATTCTTTGTCCATTTTCGACTTTCCACATAATTTTTCTATTTTATCCTCATCCAAACCAAACCATTCGCTAACGAGTTTATTTACTCCTACGCGTTGTACATACCAATACAAACTAAAGGCAGCCAAGCCAACAATCACACTAAATAATAAAACTGGCCAAAATGTAGGTGTAACAGAAGTCATAACCAGAGCCAGCATGAAGGTCGCTACTGATTGCCCGGCAAAAAAACCCCCACCAAAAAAGAGTATTCCAGATACTCCAGAAACTATTGTTTTAGCGACATCCATTTTTGGGCTATTCAGTGCTAAATCAAATTTCTCGCCAGCTTTTACTAAAGACTTGACGCGATCTTGCAGCATCACAAGGGTTAAATGTAACTCGTTCAACTCCTCCATTGACATGGAAGCAAGAGAAAGGCTGTCAATTTTTTTTCTAATTGCCTTAATTTCTTCCATTTGCAGCAGGTATAAATCCAATAGCTTGGGGGTATCGGTTAACTTTATTTCCAGGTTTTGAGAGACCTGGACTAAATCAAATCCATAAAATACAACAACGGATAAAGCGGAAAATAAAATACCTGCGCAAAGGACAAACCAGGCAGGGAAGGGTAATACAGCCATCATGGTTGTAATGCTGTCAAAACCCTCGCACGCAGCTAATAATGTCCCAGCTATTGCCAAAAGCCAGAATTTCAACTTATTAGAGACAGGCGGTTCTTTTTCTACAGGCTTAATTTCCTCATCCGATCCATTCAATGAAGTATTTAAGTCACGTAGCAACTCGGCATACAAAGCAGCCTCTATGAACTCCCTTTTCTTTTTCATTGTTTTTGAAATTTTGGATAAATTGGAAAGATCAGTGGTTAACAGTTGAATTAAGCATGAAAAATCAATTGACGAACTCCCATTCGCTAAATTGGAAGACTCAAATCCACCCAAATTTAAGTAATCGTTTAATAATTCCAGAGAACGCTGACTTAGCTTAATTTTTTTTTCAAGCCCCACTTTATACTCCAAGCAAATTAACTCATAGAACCTGAGAACCTTAACCCGGTAATCATTAAGGAAAGATCGATTTTAAGTACATATTTTATACATTTTTTATTAAATTAACATTAAGAGACATGTAATAGGACAAAAATAGTAATAAATAATTTCTGGTTATCTTCTACTCAAAAACGCACTAACAATATATGGCAAAAGCAAAAAACGGCAATTGGTGATATTAAAACCAACCAAATTGCCGAAAAGGGAAATAAACAAACCTAGTGACTGGGAATATAGGTCGTGGAGTATTCTACTGTTTCTATATCCTTATTTCCTTTCAAGGAAGGGACTGTAATATAGCGGCTTAACCGAGGCGATACTAACCACATAATAACTGCAATCAATAGAGTAACAATGCCAATACAGGCAAATACATCGGAATAAATCAATAAAGACTCAACTCCTGGTTTGATGTTCTCAGGAAGTGCTGTAAAAGACGCGACTGTTGCGCCAATAAATCCTGCCACTGCAGAGGTTAAAAACCACATTCCCATAACAAACCCTGCATTAGCAGCCGGCACTAATTCAGCAACCATTGCAACACCAAGAGCTGATACTAATAACTCGCCAAGACTTTGGAATAAATAACTGAAAATCATCCACCAGGAAGAAACCATGCCATTTCCAACATAAAAATAACGAGCAAAATACAGCATTAAAAAGCTCACTGCACACATGGTCATGCCGAATGCAAATTTATAAGGTATAGAAAATAAAATATTATGTTGGTGCAATTTTCTATAGAAATAAGCTAATACGGGACTCATTAATACAATCCATATTGGATTTAGAGCTTGAAAGCTCTGCGGATCAATTGTGATGCCCAGGACAGTAGGTATTACATTATTTACAGCGAACAGATTTAATGAAGTAGGCATCTGTTGGTATAAAGTAAAAAATATGACTGCTTCGATCATTAAAACCAAAGCGACTAACATTCTCATAAAAAAAGCCTGAGTTTGTTTGCGCATTAAATAGATATAAACACACACTACGAGCAGTGTAATACCCCACAACAGATTTTTAGCAAGCATGACATGTTGTAATAAGTAAGCTGATATTCCAGTAAGCATTAAAACACCAGCTATTATTATTCCCCAGTGAAGAACAGTTATTTTTCGAAGATCCGCTTTTGTATTGACATGCGCCACATGTTGTCGTTGATACCAATAATTCACAATACCCAAAATCAACCCTATTGCACTAATCATGTAAGCATATGAGTAACCATAAGCGCTTGATACTGCTGGTCCAACGAATAATGCAACCATACTGCCCAAATTAATAGCCATATAATAAAGGGTAAAACCGCCATGTAATCGCGGATCATTGTCATCATAGCATTTGGATAACAAATTCGATGGATTCGCTTTGAATAGACCATTGCCTACACAAATTAAACCTAATGCAAGAAATACATGCTGCTTATCAGTGACTGCAAGAGAAAAATAACCCAGGGCCAGCACAACAAGCCCGAGAACTATGGTTCGTTTGGTGCCAAGAATCCTGTCGCCTAAATATCCACCAATAACCACCATCCCATACACCAGCGCAGAATAAGCACCAAAGGTATAGTAAGACTCTAAATCGCTATAACCCAGGTAACGAATAAAATAAAGAGTAAGAATTCCCTGAACTGTATAGAATCCAAATCGCTCCCACAACTCCAACATAAAAATCATGTGAAATGCACGAGGTTGCTCACGAAATAAATTCAGCATGAATTTTCATTCCTTGATAGTAATTTTTTTTAACTTAAAGGAAATTCTTGTTTTTTGCAATGCAGATTTAAATTTTAGGGGCATCAGGATGCTCTATATCTGACTCGCTTTCTCCATCCTCATCATCATTCTCTTTGGCTGGTAGTTTTCTGGAACCCAACGTTCCTGGAGAGGGAGAGGTGGATAGAGATGAAAAATGCTGAAGCTTATCTGGCGACGCTTCCTCTACTTCCTCTTTTTTTTCCATTCTTACTTTTTCCTTGAGCCTGTTGATATTTACTGATAACCCTACCAGTACATCCTCAGTTGATTCATGTACAGGTTTATGTTCCTCTGAATCCGCAGAAATTGGCATCTCAGCATCTATTGGCGGTAAATCAAACTCATTATCGATTTGCAAAGAATCTTCTTTTTTTTCTTCTTCCTCATGACTTAAAGTCGGTTTGTTATCTATATCCTGTGATTCAGCACTCTCACTTGGGGTTGATTTTAATTTATTGTAGAGCCAGACAGCCGTTGATTTAACTAATGGCGCACTTACCCTAGCAACGAAATACGCACCTCCAGCAATTGCTATTCCAGCCAACATTCCCCCGCCAACGGGCGGGAAAAATAAAGTGACAGTCAAGGCTACGATAGTAAGCGCAGACAAAGCAACCGCGACAGTCCTGTCAACAACCTTCATTGTATCCAACTTTTTGATTTGTTGTTCTAATTGCAACTCGTTGTTTTTTAAACTCTGGATTTGTTTTTTCTGCCTGTTATAGTCCTCCTGGACAACTGATATTTCAAATAAAATGGCTGCTATTTGCTCTTCATTGTCAGCGCTTTGTAAAAGGGATTCTAAATGCTTGGCTTTATCCTGAATTTTCAGCATTTCATCCTCTTCTCTTATGATCTCCGCTTTTAACTTTTTCCTTTCCCTGCCTAGTTGATAGCGTTCGTAAAGAGTTTTTCCTAATAAAAACGCACCCACACCTAAACTGAGGCCTGCTGCAGCAAAAGCTATATAAGGAGCTGCTACCGGAACTGCCAATGCGGTTATTGTCAATCCTAACAATACTGCGGAATAAAGCCATTTTGCATTATTACTCAAATTAACAGGCACTTCTTCGCCTAGCAAATAAGCTGATAAATAAATAATAGGAATGCGCAGAAAATCAAAACCGGCCATGGCCACACCGCCAAAAGCAAAACCGTGAGCTAAAGATTCTTTGCCCGGGGTATGGGATATACTAGTGATTCGCTCACCAATTTTGACAGCTACGTCACCCGTATCATCAACCGTTTTTAAAAATTTTGACAGCAAGGGAATCCGTTTTGTGGCTTTTTTTAATAGTGACGTTTTATCTAAAGGAGTCAACGGATATTCAATAGGAAGCTGCATCGACTGTAACAGTTGAAGAGCTTTTTCTATTTCAAATTTTCTGAATCTTTCGTCTTTTGTAATTCCCATCACAGTCACTCAAGAAAAGCATTGATTTAATTTATATATATCAATTCATTATCAAGCAAAGATGGCATTGGCAATTCTTTCTTGCTAATTAGTCCTGATTTCAACTATATTTCTAATTATAATAAATAAAATAAAACATGATGGCTAAAAAAGCTCTATATTTGGCAGGTGGTGGTGCTCGAGGTGCTTATCAAGCAGGGGTACTCAAAGCAATCGGGCATATTTTACAAACCAAAACGCTACCTTTTGACTTGGTAAGTGGTGTCAGCGTAGGCAGTGTCAATGCAGCCGTACTTGCTGAAAATGCCAATGATTTTCCTGCCGCCCTGGATAAACTCGAGGCCATTTGGGGTGAAATTCATTGTCAACAAATCTACAAGGCAAGTAATTACGAATTGAGCAAATCAGTAATGCGTAATTTAAGCACCTTAATTATCAAACAACGTCAATCAGGGCATTTGCTTGATACAACACCATTACGGCAATTTCTGGAAGAAAACATTGACTTCACACGAATCGAACAAAATATACAAGAAGGATACCTTGATACTTTCGAAGTCTTAAGCGCCTGTTATGAAACACATCAAACCATCTCTTTCTATGCCCATAATCATTCAGAATTTGAAGATTGGAATTATCCACGTCATAGCAGCCAACGTGCGGTGATTAATGCCCAGCATATTCTGGCATCAAGCGCCTTACCACTGTTCTTCCCCCCTGTCAGTCTCAATGGATTCCATTATGGCGATGGAAGTATAGGTTTGGTCGCCCCCCTTCGCGGAGCTATTCGTTTTCAAGTCGATAGAATTCTCATCTTAGGCACCAGGGAATTACCCGAATTTACCGATCCAGAAACCTTGCGCAATGGTGAAATCGCTTTCGCCCATATTCTAGGCAATATGATGAATGGGCTTTTTCTGGATAATCTGGATAGGGATATAGAAATGGTCAATCGTATGAATGAAATAGCTACTCTTTTATCCATGTGGAAAAAACGACGCTCTCCCTGGAGACCTATCTCAACGTTGCATTTACGCCCGAGCAGAGCAATGGCCTCAGTAGCGCAAAACCATTACACCAGCATGCCAGTATTGCTTCGATTTTTATTAAATATTATGGGAGCCAGGAGTCATTCCGGTGATCTGCTTAGCTTTTTACTCTTTGAAAAAGAATTTACTCGGGAATTACTGGAATTAGGATACCAGGACACTATTGCCGCAGCCACAGAAGTCAGCGCTTTTTTTAGTTAGCCAGAGTTTGGTTGCAAAAGCACATCAACCTGTTATGCAAACTTCCGATTTAAAAAGATCGCAGTTGCGCTAAGATTTCCTTGGTAGAAGGCATAATATCATTCCATATAAAGAATGCTTCGGCAGCTTGCTCTACTAACATACCTAATCCATCAGCTGCTTCACACCCTCCATTACGAGCATATTGAACAAAGGCAGTACTTGTTTTTTTATTATAAGCTAAATCATAACAAAATGGTTTATGGGATAACACTTCTTCAGGTAATACAATGACTTGACCTGACAGACTCGCAGAAGTGGCATTAATGATTAAATGAAAGGACTCTGACAACTCAGCAAAACTTGCGACATTAATTTGAGGAAATTGACGCTGTAATTCTTCTGCTTTTTCCAAAGTCCGATTAGCAACCATTAATTTTAACGGTTTCGTTTCTAATAAAGGAAAAATAATCCCTCTTGCGGCTCCGCCAGCCCCCAGAATCAGAATTTTTTTATCTTTTAATTCAAGAAATCGGGATAAATCACGTATCAAACCAATACCATCGGTATTGTCAGCATGTAATTGATTTTCTTTCATCCAAAGGGTGTTTGCCGCGCCAGCCAGGGTACATCTCGGCGTGCGTACTGTTGCTAATTCATAAGCGCGTTTTTTATAAGGTAAAGTGACATTAAGTCCATTGCCATATTGGATAAAGAAATCAGATACCTGCTGTTCAAACCTGACATCATCACCCAGGATTTTTTCATAAATCAATTTAATTTGGGTTTGTTGAGCAAACATTTGATGAATAACAGGAGACAAACTATGTGCAATTGGATTACCTATCACTGCAAAATGGTGAAGCACAAAAAAACTCCTTTATCCTATAGGTTTCGTTGGTTTTCTAAATTATAAACTTTTTTCACCCAAGCAGCACATCAATCCATATTTATCTTAAATCGAATCCTTGATGATCAAGCTGAAAAGTTAATTTAAGAGTTTTGTAAGTTTTGTATGCGCAAATAAAAGGATAAAAATCGGCTAAGGCGTGCTGAGTTTGCCTATAGCAAAACCCAGCACACGTTAATTCACTCTATTTTTCTTCAACGACCAGACTCTTATCTATAACTTCACGCAAATCCCGCGATAAATCCAGTTGTGTAAGCTGCTCCAACTGATTCAGGATTAGCTTTTGTCTTGGCTCATCATAACTTCGCCAGCGCGTAAAAGGGGTAGCCAATCGTGCAGCGATTTGAGGATTCAGTTTATCCAGTTTAATCAGCACATCACTTAAAAAAACATATCCGCTACCATCTAGGGCATGGAAGTTTCTGGGGTTAGCCATACAGAAAGCGCCAACCAGAGCCCTAACTTTATTGGGATTTTTAATACAAAAAGCAGGATGTTGCGTTAATTTTTTGACATGAGCCAATGTACCTGGTAATTCACATGCCGCTTGCATGGCAAACCACTTATCCAGTACCAATTCATTATGAGACCATTGTTCATAAAATCTTTCTATGGCTTCGTTCCGGTGAGACTCCCTGGAACAATTGACTAGTAAGCTGCAACTGGCAATTTGATCCGTCATGGTCCGAGAGGCTTTGAATTGTTCTTGGCATAATTCTAAAGCATCCGATTCTTTTGCTTTCATCATCAACCATAAACAGACATTTCTTAATTTTCTGCGTCCATAAGCTTGGCCATGCATGCGATGATCTTCTAATTCCCATAATGCTTTATAAAGATCAGATGCCTTTGTGTATAAACCCAATCCCAATTGTTGACGGAAATAGTCTCGCACTGATTCCACCTTGCTGACATCAACCCATTTCATTGTAGCTGCTACTTCTTCAAATCCTGGTGGTGTCAGCAACTCTGCCCGGAGATCCATATCAAGAGACTCATCAAGCAAAACATGCTGAAAGGCAGCGATAAGAGTTTCAGACACTTGCCATTCACTGGTTGGTAATTTCAAGTTTTCATTGAGGCAGTTAAGAACCAGACGTTGTGCGGCGTCCCACTTGGCATATCCATCCGTTTCATAACGCAATAAAAATAACAAATCATCCTGCTCCAGATCATCATAAATTTTTACAGGAGCTGAAAATTCTCTTAATAGCGAGACAACTGGCTTCTCATTTAGCCCGGAAAAAATAAAACGTTGTTCCTTCTCTTTTAACTCCAAAAGCTCATTTTCTATGGGAATCATTTCCCCTTTCGAATCAAATAATGCCATGCGAACCGGGATATGAAATGGTTTTTTCTCATGGCATTCAGGAGTAGGAGGACAATGTTGTTGCATAGTAAGTTCTAATCGCCCTTCTGAAAAATGGCTTAGGACACGCACTTCAGGCGTCCCTGCCTGGCTATACCAAAGTTTGAATTGTGTTAAATCGACTCCGTTGGCATCTTCCATGGCAGCAACAAAATCATCAATGGTTACGGCATGGCCATCATGGCGTTTGA
Coding sequences within:
- a CDS encoding oligopeptide:H+ symporter translates to MLNLFREQPRAFHMIFMLELWERFGFYTVQGILTLYFIRYLGYSDLESYYTFGAYSALVYGMVVIGGYLGDRILGTKRTIVLGLVVLALGYFSLAVTDKQHVFLALGLICVGNGLFKANPSNLLSKCYDDNDPRLHGGFTLYYMAINLGSMVALFVGPAVSSAYGYSYAYMISAIGLILGIVNYWYQRQHVAHVNTKADLRKITVLHWGIIIAGVLMLTGISAYLLQHVMLAKNLLWGITLLVVCVYIYLMRKQTQAFFMRMLVALVLMIEAVIFFTLYQQMPTSLNLFAVNNVIPTVLGITIDPQSFQALNPIWIVLMSPVLAYFYRKLHQHNILFSIPYKFAFGMTMCAVSFLMLYFARYFYVGNGMVSSWWMIFSYLFQSLGELLVSALGVAMVAELVPAANAGFVMGMWFLTSAVAGFIGATVASFTALPENIKPGVESLLIYSDVFACIGIVTLLIAVIMWLVSPRLSRYITVPSLKGNKDIETVEYSTTYIPSH
- a CDS encoding CDP-alcohol phosphatidyltransferase family protein; its protein translation is MILKHIPNTLTLLRLALIAPFLMYLFHHEYVKAFYLFIAAGLTDGLDGWLARHFQWQSFFGSFVDPLADKLLVASSFISLALLNSLPWWLVLLVFLRDFTISMGVLAWYYFIQRKLDFEPTRLSKLNTGFQLTLVTLCLFELAYFRFPYDLVDILIYLTAFTTVTSYLDYVWTWGKKAWSPKESLK
- the hda gene encoding DnaA regulatory inactivator Hda — its product is MNKQLALAIKLNDEATLNDFNWGNNTLLQQQLIEMLSFKADRLLYLWGPKGSGKSHLLQACCQAINLTQSAIYLPLAFLKEWGPQSIEGLEDQTLICIDDINTIANDSAWEEALFHLYNKIKDSERSLLIISGNQPPIKCDIKLADLRSRLSWGLVIQLNELNDDEKINTLKMRAAKRGFELPESVGHFLLNRCSRNMHDLYELLNRLDDASWEAHRKITIPFVKNILKI
- a CDS encoding IucA/IucC family protein; amino-acid sequence: MALAYGNFHELSHQLRFLLFEIGIGLPQNSVDYFITLAHKNTLNRLQHASIKEKLIQSTIASHHVHDFIDQLQIKLKNSMPESTFFQWRKIRAALDESIANEALAYAYRQNWNTQLRNEAMHYKSLWAWINNELSPYQTLLFLEQWGSLAHPYHPAFRAKIGFTRREVLQNSPEFQAKVSVHWCALNKTKIQSIKPKIDYINRISQEFPKEYFYWREKLLFSHINPDEYYPIPVHPWQWRNQLQMAFASLIDNKSLILLPHHQTLIPSLSPDIMMPTKSTQYTLKLATTLSTSLAGKLDNSDNVVSLTNWLDSLLAKSNYYQNTLFICKNLESISADDQTLSEYNRKKLLFGLYQNPLHKIRQNQRVVPLPALLTHSPCTNTPLLIEIIKASDLHPMAYFTEYCYKMLFGQLHLLLKYGLALEVEQHNILVIFDDNKPQGIIIKEPNNLKICHHELFKNVQKPDVSDHLSIYTKDLNKIRTLFIQGTLKNHLNHLIGCLRDEYQISEKTLWGLTRQTMQTVFKDLPKDIEPRILSWQQHLLLHDNWEHQPELLLSLHSNLNPNITIKESNPLSET
- a CDS encoding patatin-like phospholipase family protein, translated to MMAKKALYLAGGGARGAYQAGVLKAIGHILQTKTLPFDLVSGVSVGSVNAAVLAENANDFPAALDKLEAIWGEIHCQQIYKASNYELSKSVMRNLSTLIIKQRQSGHLLDTTPLRQFLEENIDFTRIEQNIQEGYLDTFEVLSACYETHQTISFYAHNHSEFEDWNYPRHSSQRAVINAQHILASSALPLFFPPVSLNGFHYGDGSIGLVAPLRGAIRFQVDRILILGTRELPEFTDPETLRNGEIAFAHILGNMMNGLFLDNLDRDIEMVNRMNEIATLLSMWKKRRSPWRPISTLHLRPSRAMASVAQNHYTSMPVLLRFLLNIMGARSHSGDLLSFLLFEKEFTRELLELGYQDTIAAATEVSAFFS
- the aroE gene encoding shikimate dehydrogenase, encoding MLHHFAVIGNPIAHSLSPVIHQMFAQQTQIKLIYEKILGDDVRFEQQVSDFFIQYGNGLNVTLPYKKRAYELATVRTPRCTLAGAANTLWMKENQLHADNTDGIGLIRDLSRFLELKDKKILILGAGGAARGIIFPLLETKPLKLMVANRTLEKAEELQRQFPQINVASFAELSESFHLIINATSASLSGQVIVLPEEVLSHKPFCYDLAYNKKTSTAFVQYARNGGCEAADGLGMLVEQAAEAFFIWNDIMPSTKEILAQLRSF